A genomic segment from Nicotiana sylvestris chromosome 1, ASM39365v2, whole genome shotgun sequence encodes:
- the LOC104230006 gene encoding uncharacterized protein, whose protein sequence is MYKQSPSRNHRSKGIKLKHVLQICLLLAVCFWLIYQVKHSHDKKKEFDENDAKFPIKTESSNEPVKFGRKDLQPRIEGLDTVNEKHKEEPEDETVEDEEGNKPEEEDLEEENKIKEKNVEHTEDGEDEVDDHDHDQEKSDVEVDQEEDIVDEDKERGEDDEKETEERDPEVNDSQVEEENLLEDHDHDEDSSSSHEAREEHYKADDASSAVTHDTVVTTTENDSGKIEKEAEHAAEVTSEVGVNNSMQINTGQNTTADVVKADGEGSPPNTTNSEEKHGDPISSTATDASVSNSTITEGLTDNSGSRTHSTEVSTQMHEISLQNGTQAVTQEYNATLEDTTSGGSSLSISSSQQSSSATDMGDNQLVSNLSFSSKNDGVDSTPVDSLDVSGDTESSLAEKVIQGNATVKAVDNNVTEAGKTDTSDENGTTDEGEDASIAENMGEVQDDPIDTSDSSTHLEEKHIRTDLETLPEIQTEGNMEDAAAE, encoded by the coding sequence ATGTACAAGCAGTCACCCAGTAGGAACCATAGATCCAAAGGAATCAAGCTTAAGCATGTTTTACAAATCTGTCTGTTGCTTGCTGTTTGCTTTTGGTTGATTTACCAGGTCAAGCACTCCCATGATAAAAAGAAGGAATTTGATGAAAATGATGCTAAGTTTCCCATAAAGACTGAAAGTAGCAATGAGCCTGTGAAATTCGGAAGGAAAGATCTCCAACCCCGGATTGAGGGATTGGATACAGTTAATGAGAAGCATAAAGAGGAACCAGAAGATGAAACAGTGGAAGATGAAGAAGGGAATAAGCCTGAGGAAGAAGATCTAGAAGAGGAGAACAAGATTAAAGAGAAGAATGTTGAACACACAGAAGATGGAGAAGACGAGGTCGATGATCACGATCACGATCAAGAGAAGTCTGATGTAGAGGTTGATCAAGAAGAGGATATTGTTGATGAAGACAAGGAAAGAGGAGAAGATGATGAGAAGGAAACTGAAGAGAGAGATCCTGAAGTGAATGATAGTCAGGTGGAGGAAGAGAATTTGTTGGAGGACCATGATCATGATGAGGATTCGAGCAGTTCGCATGAGGCGCGTGAAGAACATTATAAAGCAGATGATGCTTCAAGTGCAGTAACTCATGATACAGTCGTAACAACCACTGAAAATGATAGTGGTAAGATAGAAAAAGAAGCAGAACATGCTGCTGAAGTGACGAGTGAAGTTGGTGTTAATAACAGTATGCAGATCAATACTGGCCAAAACACAACAGCAGACGTTGTTAAAGCAGATGGAGAAGGCAGTCCTCCAAACACAACAAACAGTGAAGAGAAGCATGGTGATCCAATCTCATCCACTGCTACAGATGCTTCAGTTTCAAATTCCACAATAACAGAAGGATTAACGGATAACTCTGGATCGAGAACCCACTCGACAGAAGTGAGCACACAGATGCATGAAATATCTCTACAGAATGGAACCCAGGCAGTTACTCAAGAATATAATGCTACTCTAGAGGACACAACTTCTGGAGGTTCCAGCCTATCAATTAGTTCTTCACAGCAAAGCAGCAGCGCTACAGATATGGGGGATAATCAACTTGTTTCTAATTTATCATTTTCTTCTAAAAACGATGGGGTAGACTCAACCCCGGTAGATTCTTTGGACGTGTCTGGTGATACGGAGTCTTCTCTGGCTGAAAAAGTCATCCAGGGTAATGCAACTGTTAAAGCAGTAGATAACAATGTGACTGAGGCTGGGAAGACAGATACTAGTGATGAAAATGGAACTACTGATGAAGGCGAGGATGCCTCAATTGCTGAGAATATGGGAGAAGTTCAAGATGATCCGATTGATACTTCTGACTCGTCCACCCACTTGGAAGAGAAACATATCCGCACGGACTTGGAAACTCTTCCTGAAATACAAACTGAAGGAAACATGGAAGATGCTGCAGCAGAGTGA